A single region of the Latilactobacillus curvatus JCM 1096 = DSM 20019 genome encodes:
- the dhaM gene encoding dihydroxyacetone kinase phosphoryl donor subunit DhaM, producing the protein MSEYGVVIVSHVPEIAAGVARLIKEVAADVSVTTAGGTDEGGIGTSAMKIQSAFEANAGQELLAFYDLGSAKMNLELAQELTDKTVHLYDVALIEGCYTAAALLQAGTDLAAIEAQLAPLKIK; encoded by the coding sequence ATGAGTGAATATGGTGTTGTGATTGTTTCTCACGTACCAGAAATTGCGGCCGGTGTAGCGCGTTTAATTAAAGAAGTTGCCGCTGATGTTTCAGTAACGACTGCTGGTGGCACGGACGAAGGTGGTATTGGGACTAGCGCAATGAAGATTCAAAGTGCTTTTGAAGCCAATGCAGGGCAAGAATTGTTAGCCTTCTACGACTTAGGGAGCGCTAAGATGAACCTCGAATTGGCCCAAGAACTAACGGATAAAACGGTGCATCTATACGATGTTGCTTTAATCGAAGGTTGCTATACGGCAGCGGCATTGTTGCAAGCAGGGACGGATTTAGCTGCAATTGAAGCCCAATTAGCACCGTTGAAGATTAAATAA
- the dhaK gene encoding dihydroxyacetone kinase subunit DhaK yields MKKIMNDPSQIVTEMVQGLVRSYPDQLKQIPGTEAVMKIADLKHRPQVGIVSGGGSGHEPTHAGFVGDGMLTAAVCGQVFTSPTPDQIYEAIKAADAGRGVFLVIKNYSGDVMNFEMAKDMAAMDDIDVRSIVVDDDIAVENSTYTQGRRGVAGTIFVHKILGAYTRQGAGIEAIEELAHQITPNIKTIGVALSGATVPEVGKPGFELAPDEIEYGVGIHGEPGYRREKLQDSKHLATELVGKLKEAHHMTAGEHFAVMVNGLGATPLMEQYVFMNDVLDLLAAENVEVDFTKVGNYMTSLDMAGVSLTIMKLIEPGWVAKLDEPVTTIGW; encoded by the coding sequence ATGAAAAAAATAATGAATGATCCAAGCCAAATTGTAACGGAGATGGTCCAAGGTTTAGTGCGGAGTTATCCAGACCAACTCAAACAAATTCCAGGAACAGAAGCAGTGATGAAAATCGCCGATTTAAAACATCGGCCACAAGTCGGGATTGTCAGTGGGGGCGGTAGTGGTCATGAACCAACGCACGCTGGTTTTGTCGGCGATGGCATGTTGACGGCCGCTGTGTGCGGACAAGTCTTTACATCACCAACACCTGATCAAATTTATGAAGCAATTAAAGCAGCTGACGCGGGCCGTGGTGTGTTCTTAGTCATTAAGAATTATTCAGGCGATGTGATGAATTTTGAAATGGCGAAGGATATGGCGGCTATGGATGATATTGACGTTCGCTCAATCGTTGTTGATGACGACATTGCTGTTGAAAATAGTACGTATACGCAAGGACGCCGTGGTGTTGCGGGGACAATCTTCGTCCACAAGATTCTGGGTGCTTATACCCGTCAAGGTGCTGGTATCGAAGCAATTGAAGAATTAGCGCACCAAATTACACCGAATATTAAGACAATCGGGGTCGCCTTATCTGGCGCAACCGTTCCTGAGGTCGGAAAACCGGGGTTTGAATTAGCGCCTGATGAGATTGAATATGGTGTAGGGATTCACGGTGAACCAGGTTATCGCCGTGAAAAATTACAAGATTCGAAACACCTAGCAACTGAATTAGTCGGCAAGTTAAAAGAAGCCCACCACATGACGGCCGGCGAACATTTTGCGGTAATGGTAAATGGCTTAGGTGCAACACCACTGATGGAACAATACGTCTTTATGAATGATGTCTTGGACCTCTTGGCCGCTGAAAATGTTGAAGTCGACTTCACAAAAGTCGGCAATTATATGACCTCTTTAGATATGGCCGGTGTGTCATTAACAATTATGAAATTAATTGAACCTGGTTGGGTTGCTAAATTAGATGAACCAGTCACAACGATTGGTTGGTAA
- the rnmV gene encoding ribonuclease M5, which translates to MKKTIQEVIVVEGRDDTKRLREVFPDVSTIETRGSAINEEIIEKIALAQEKRGVIVFTDPDFHGEKIRKIISQNVPGVEHAFLPRTEARPEKAGGSLGIEHAKPAAIVQALEHLLTQDEEADEQISQSDLLTAGLIAGADSKRRRELLGEILHIGYTNSKQLYKRLKMFQVTQAEFGAALLQIKQELGD; encoded by the coding sequence ATGAAAAAAACAATTCAAGAAGTGATTGTTGTTGAAGGGCGCGACGATACGAAGCGGTTACGGGAAGTTTTCCCAGATGTTTCGACAATCGAAACGCGCGGTTCAGCAATCAATGAAGAAATTATCGAAAAAATTGCGCTCGCTCAAGAAAAACGCGGGGTCATTGTCTTTACCGATCCCGATTTTCATGGCGAGAAGATTCGTAAAATCATCTCTCAAAATGTACCGGGCGTCGAACACGCCTTTTTACCACGGACAGAAGCACGTCCGGAAAAAGCAGGCGGCAGTTTAGGCATTGAACACGCAAAACCAGCGGCGATTGTCCAAGCACTTGAGCATCTATTAACACAAGATGAAGAAGCAGACGAACAAATCAGTCAATCGGATTTATTAACGGCGGGCTTGATTGCGGGGGCTGATTCAAAGCGACGGCGCGAATTACTCGGCGAAATTTTGCACATTGGTTACACCAACAGCAAACAACTTTACAAGCGTCTCAAGATGTTCCAAGTGACGCAAGCTGAATTTGGCGCTGCACTATTACAAATTAAACAGGAATTAGGAGATTAA
- a CDS encoding YhgE/Pip family protein: MFGNWRENKVKLGGFIIMICLIPILLLLITFNFIKYEQTTNIKHMKVAVVNQDQSATFKGKKVAVGQQVLKTLRNDHRVDWQFVSAKDAKANLASGRYAMQVVLPKDFSKNATTALDKSPKVSLLKVETSKKNNYMAGMITTQVVNQMKGSVVQKIQEAYNQALLGAIGTLGSGVQEASNGVKKLNTAAGQLSNGSQQIYDNLNVLHSGTQQLADGSAPLASGVQQLTTGSGQLSDGLQQLSDKTGSGVQQLVTGSGQLSGGLQQLAGKTAPLQSGVQQLTTGAGQLSTGLGDYTAGAGQINAGLNQLAANNQTILAGGQQINGGVDQLTDGTKQLSEKLTAAADEIEASLDGNKEQLTQLKAGLGALNAGIQELDQKVNHSNNDNSEIINADLLKIADNTKNTGDLLQDSGSNLSQVNDKVYNTAKTDSVASSLQDAGAQLQKLNDLAENNPTFKTFLADNPSIALRVIMIGGAAKKDLLNAGSQLESSGKNMQAIQANLGMMGNNMSDTGVQLQAVSDELTKTADNMAQLKAGIAKMASEDQAPLALNGATRAIDTLTSGLAKVDTGLKQKGNTPDTMGGIQAADMIHDGLVQIQEGLKGKVGQPGLMPGLTTYLNGVSTAATGSNQLVANNNQLNNGGQQLKAGLQTLNGQTPALASGVQQLNDGGQQLNNGLQTLQSQLGSGVQQLNNGSHQLANGLQELNQKAPTLVSGITQINEGSGLLADGAGQLTTGLGQAGAGISLLNVKLIDGSKQVANLSTGSANVEHFVQPVKDQLLSDTNHGALINTFSPLVLTLVFFVGAMLTQLTLYRYGETLAHSGLKQRMLVVAGVVVAQALLIDIFANLFGLTIAQPFAFFVLSMMTSAVFTLACLALDKLFGTMGILMAFGLLFLQLIITGGLFPNDMLSGFYRGVAIFLPGTYTISGFEQVVNGNGSQLWLVLIVLVIFCAVFFAGLFGGELKQKLTQTPNSQA, translated from the coding sequence ATGTTTGGCAATTGGAGAGAGAATAAAGTGAAGTTAGGTGGGTTCATTATTATGATCTGCTTAATTCCGATTTTACTATTACTAATCACATTTAATTTTATTAAGTACGAACAGACCACTAATATTAAACATATGAAAGTCGCGGTTGTGAATCAAGATCAATCCGCAACATTTAAAGGGAAAAAGGTGGCAGTTGGGCAACAGGTACTAAAAACGTTGCGCAATGATCACCGGGTCGATTGGCAATTTGTCAGTGCTAAGGATGCAAAAGCGAACTTAGCTAGCGGTCGATACGCGATGCAGGTTGTCTTACCGAAAGACTTTTCTAAAAATGCGACAACCGCGTTAGATAAGTCACCTAAAGTCAGCTTGTTAAAAGTTGAAACGTCTAAGAAAAATAACTACATGGCCGGCATGATTACAACCCAAGTCGTGAACCAAATGAAGGGCAGTGTCGTTCAAAAAATTCAAGAAGCTTATAATCAAGCCTTGCTTGGTGCAATCGGCACGCTAGGCAGTGGCGTACAAGAAGCTAGCAATGGCGTTAAAAAGTTAAACACAGCAGCCGGTCAATTATCAAATGGGAGCCAACAAATCTATGATAATTTAAATGTGTTGCATAGTGGGACACAACAATTGGCAGATGGTAGTGCGCCATTGGCAAGTGGCGTGCAACAATTAACAACTGGATCAGGTCAGCTTTCAGATGGCTTACAACAATTATCTGACAAAACCGGATCTGGTGTCCAACAACTTGTTACTGGTTCAGGACAACTTTCAGGTGGCTTACAACAATTAGCTGGCAAAACAGCCCCACTTCAAAGTGGAGTCCAACAATTAACGACGGGTGCTGGGCAACTTTCAACTGGGCTTGGAGATTATACAGCTGGAGCAGGTCAAATTAATGCTGGTTTAAACCAATTAGCAGCCAATAACCAAACAATTTTAGCTGGTGGGCAACAAATCAATGGCGGTGTCGACCAATTAACTGATGGCACCAAGCAGTTGAGCGAAAAGTTGACTGCGGCAGCTGATGAAATCGAAGCGAGTCTTGATGGTAATAAAGAACAATTAACACAATTGAAGGCTGGTTTAGGCGCTTTAAATGCTGGTATTCAAGAGTTAGATCAAAAAGTGAATCATTCCAATAATGATAATTCCGAAATTATCAATGCAGACTTATTAAAGATTGCGGATAATACAAAAAATACAGGGGATTTGTTACAAGATAGTGGGTCTAATCTAAGTCAAGTTAACGATAAGGTTTACAATACCGCTAAAACGGATAGTGTCGCGAGCAGCTTACAAGATGCTGGTGCACAATTACAGAAGTTAAACGATCTAGCCGAAAACAATCCGACATTTAAAACATTCTTGGCTGATAACCCTTCTATCGCGTTGAGAGTAATAATGATTGGCGGTGCAGCTAAAAAAGACTTACTCAATGCTGGTAGCCAATTAGAATCTTCAGGAAAGAACATGCAAGCCATTCAAGCCAACTTAGGCATGATGGGCAATAATATGAGTGATACCGGCGTTCAATTACAAGCAGTATCCGATGAATTAACGAAGACCGCTGATAATATGGCGCAATTAAAAGCAGGCATTGCCAAGATGGCAAGCGAAGATCAAGCGCCATTAGCGCTAAATGGTGCCACACGGGCCATTGATACCTTAACATCGGGATTAGCTAAAGTTGATACTGGATTAAAACAAAAAGGAAATACGCCGGATACAATGGGCGGGATTCAAGCCGCTGACATGATTCATGATGGATTAGTTCAAATCCAGGAAGGATTAAAAGGTAAGGTAGGACAACCTGGATTGATGCCGGGATTGACAACTTATCTGAATGGCGTTTCAACCGCAGCTACGGGGAGCAATCAATTAGTTGCTAATAACAATCAACTTAACAATGGTGGTCAACAATTAAAAGCTGGTCTACAAACATTAAATGGGCAAACACCAGCTTTGGCAAGTGGTGTGCAACAACTCAATGATGGTGGACAACAATTGAATAATGGATTGCAAACACTACAAAGTCAACTTGGCAGTGGCGTCCAACAGCTCAACAATGGTAGCCATCAATTAGCAAATGGTCTACAAGAATTAAACCAAAAAGCACCAACGCTTGTTTCTGGCATTACACAAATTAACGAGGGTTCAGGCTTATTGGCAGATGGTGCTGGACAATTAACGACTGGCTTAGGCCAAGCGGGTGCTGGGATTAGCTTATTAAACGTCAAGTTAATCGATGGTAGCAAGCAAGTTGCCAATCTTTCAACAGGTTCCGCAAATGTAGAACATTTCGTGCAACCAGTCAAAGATCAATTACTATCAGATACAAATCATGGCGCATTAATTAATACCTTCTCGCCATTAGTCTTAACACTTGTCTTCTTTGTTGGGGCAATGTTGACGCAATTAACACTTTATCGCTATGGTGAAACATTAGCACATAGTGGACTTAAGCAACGGATGTTGGTTGTAGCTGGCGTAGTTGTCGCACAAGCCTTATTAATTGATATCTTTGCAAACCTTTTTGGATTGACGATTGCACAACCGTTCGCATTCTTCGTCTTAAGTATGATGACGAGTGCGGTCTTTACCCTTGCATGTTTAGCATTGGATAAACTCTTTGGAACGATGGGAATTTTAATGGCCTTCGGGTTATTGTTCTTACAACTCATCATTACAGGGGGACTCTTCCCGAATGACATGCTTTCAGGCTTCTATCGTGGTGTGGCAATCTTCTTGCCAGGGACTTACACGATTAGTGGGTTCGAACAAGTTGTCAACGGCAATGGTTCACAACTTTGGTTAGTCTTAATCGTCTTGGTGATCTTTTGTGCAGTGTTCTTCGCCGGTTTGTTCGGCGGAGAGTTAAAACAAAAGTTAACGCAAACACCAAATAGTCAAGCTTAA
- a CDS encoding TatD family hydrolase, with protein MQIFDSHTHLNDTPYAGQEADFIAQAAELRVVEMAIVGSDTVLNEGALRLAAQYEPLSAIIGWHPESAKDYHKAEETVLIDQLQRPEVVALGEIGLDYHWDTSPRDVQQSVFARQIEIAKSLHMPISVHTRDALEDTYKILKETDVRDCGGIIHSFNGDVEWMKRFMDLGMQISFSGVVSFKNAHEVHEAAKACPLDVMLVETDAPYLTPTPYRGKQNQPGYTRYVVEAIAKLRDVAPEEIAAATYANAHRIFKLGAL; from the coding sequence ATGCAAATTTTTGATTCACATACGCATTTGAATGATACCCCATATGCAGGGCAAGAAGCTGATTTTATCGCGCAAGCCGCTGAACTCAGGGTTGTTGAAATGGCGATTGTTGGTTCAGATACGGTATTAAATGAGGGCGCTTTGCGCTTAGCGGCGCAATATGAACCTTTATCAGCCATTATCGGCTGGCACCCTGAATCAGCCAAAGATTATCACAAGGCAGAAGAAACCGTGCTGATTGACCAATTACAACGACCAGAAGTAGTGGCGCTAGGTGAAATTGGTTTGGATTATCATTGGGATACTTCGCCACGTGATGTGCAACAAAGCGTTTTTGCACGGCAAATCGAGATTGCTAAATCCTTGCATATGCCAATTTCAGTGCACACGCGGGATGCGTTAGAAGATACGTACAAGATTCTAAAAGAAACAGATGTCCGTGATTGTGGGGGGATTATCCACAGTTTTAATGGCGATGTTGAATGGATGAAACGGTTTATGGATCTTGGCATGCAGATTTCGTTCAGCGGTGTGGTCAGTTTTAAAAATGCGCATGAAGTCCATGAAGCAGCTAAAGCATGTCCATTGGACGTGATGTTGGTTGAAACGGACGCACCTTATTTAACGCCGACGCCTTATCGTGGTAAGCAGAATCAACCAGGCTACACACGGTATGTGGTAGAAGCGATTGCTAAACTCAGAGATGTGGCACCAGAAGAAATTGCGGCAGCGACGTATGCGAATGCCCACCGGATTTTTAAGTTAGGAGCACTATGA
- a CDS encoding IS30-like element ISLsa1 family transposase — protein MGTSTLSRFQRGALAQLVNEGNKSYQVMADALGVAKATISYELDRVKPYDPELAQQDADRKRRNCGRRSMLTAALATLITNHLRLTWSPETIAAAYNLSTASIYNWLNRGWLPFKLTDLPNRNVRQHRVSENRGKFTSGTSIEQRPTTVNQRLAFGHWEVDTVLSSRSESRSCLVTFVERKTRLLWAIKAPNRTAKALNTAFGKFMGAFGPQVKSITVDHGKEFANYQALEQDYQIKVYFCHPYSPWERGSNEYFNRRLRWFFPKKTNFSQVTTDEILAALELINQRPLKIHHQQTAIERFRACSD, from the coding sequence TTGGGTACATCTACTTTATCACGTTTTCAACGTGGCGCACTAGCACAACTGGTCAATGAGGGGAATAAATCTTACCAAGTAATGGCTGACGCCTTAGGCGTCGCCAAAGCTACGATTAGCTATGAGTTGGACCGAGTTAAACCTTATGATCCAGAATTAGCTCAGCAAGATGCAGATCGCAAAAGGCGGAATTGCGGTCGTCGTTCGATGCTGACGGCAGCATTAGCGACTTTAATTACCAATCACTTACGATTAACCTGGTCACCAGAAACCATTGCGGCCGCTTATAACTTGAGCACTGCGTCAATTTATAATTGGCTTAATCGTGGCTGGCTCCCCTTCAAATTGACTGATCTACCCAATCGGAATGTCCGCCAGCACCGAGTGAGCGAAAATCGTGGGAAATTTACAAGTGGGACTTCCATCGAACAACGGCCAACAACTGTTAATCAACGGTTAGCTTTTGGTCATTGGGAAGTAGATACGGTGCTTTCTAGTCGAAGTGAGTCACGATCATGTCTGGTTACATTCGTAGAACGTAAGACCCGACTTCTATGGGCCATCAAAGCCCCTAATAGAACGGCTAAGGCTCTAAACACCGCCTTTGGCAAGTTTATGGGGGCCTTCGGTCCCCAAGTAAAATCCATTACTGTTGATCATGGTAAAGAGTTTGCCAATTATCAGGCCTTAGAACAGGATTATCAGATCAAAGTTTATTTTTGCCATCCATATTCACCATGGGAGCGAGGTTCCAATGAATATTTTAATAGACGGTTACGCTGGTTCTTCCCGAAAAAGACCAATTTTAGCCAAGTAACGACTGATGAGATCCTAGCAGCACTTGAACTAATTAATCAACGACCATTAAAAATACATCATCAACAGACTGCCATTGAAAGATTCCGGGCTTGTTCGGATTAA
- the rsmA gene encoding 16S rRNA (adenine(1518)-N(6)/adenine(1519)-N(6))-dimethyltransferase RsmA encodes MEDIANPERTRKILKRYGFKFKKSLGQNFLTNIAILKQIVEAGDITKDDDVIEIGPGIGSLTEQIARKAHQVLSFEIDERLMPVLKDTLNHYHNVTILNQDILEADLKTIIAEQFDGKHNLKIVANLPYYITTPIMLHLLEAGLPIDRMVLMMQKEVAERINAEPGSKAYGSLSIAVQLHSEVNLAFIVPKTAFMPQPNVDSAIVELVGRKAPLVTVDNQTLFDQLVRGAFAQRRKTLWNNLQNQFGKQDEVKAALTTALEAVEIAPSARAEQLSIQQFAQLSDALNNQPIFAKKAK; translated from the coding sequence ATGGAAGATATTGCAAATCCCGAGCGTACCCGGAAAATTCTCAAACGTTACGGCTTTAAGTTTAAAAAGAGCTTAGGCCAAAACTTCTTAACCAACATCGCCATTTTGAAACAAATTGTTGAAGCTGGTGATATCACCAAAGATGACGATGTGATTGAAATCGGCCCCGGGATCGGTTCTTTAACGGAACAAATTGCCAGAAAAGCGCATCAAGTATTAAGTTTTGAAATTGATGAACGGTTAATGCCGGTCTTAAAAGATACTTTGAATCACTACCATAACGTCACGATTTTAAACCAAGATATTCTTGAAGCGGATTTAAAAACGATTATCGCCGAACAATTTGATGGTAAGCATAATCTCAAAATCGTTGCGAACTTACCCTACTACATCACAACGCCGATTATGTTGCACTTACTAGAAGCAGGCTTGCCAATTGATCGCATGGTCTTAATGATGCAAAAGGAAGTGGCAGAACGAATCAACGCTGAACCAGGTTCAAAGGCTTACGGCTCATTAAGTATCGCCGTTCAACTTCATTCAGAAGTGAACTTAGCCTTTATTGTGCCCAAGACAGCCTTTATGCCACAACCGAATGTTGATTCAGCGATTGTTGAATTAGTGGGGCGCAAAGCACCACTTGTAACGGTTGATAATCAAACCTTATTTGATCAATTGGTTCGTGGCGCATTTGCACAACGCCGAAAGACATTATGGAATAACTTGCAAAATCAATTTGGTAAACAAGATGAAGTCAAAGCAGCTTTAACAACAGCCTTAGAAGCAGTCGAGATTGCACCGAGCGCTCGTGCTGAACAATTGAGTATCCAACAATTTGCCCAATTAAGCGATGCGCTGAATAATCAGCCAATTTTTGCTAAAAAAGCTAAGTAA
- a CDS encoding MarR family winged helix-turn-helix transcriptional regulator, whose protein sequence is MKDSQLLDEYVELYMSAIKYVEDLVSEPTQAYQLSFEQYLIMKEIADDNSVSLIDIAKKRGVTRGAISRQIRVLLKLDYITQEIDPDDRRRLILNLTPSGQKTVEELNPKIHNRFASWMETFGKENAKQMLDLMNEFRHKIMVKDNQ, encoded by the coding sequence GTGAAAGATAGTCAATTGTTGGATGAATACGTTGAACTTTACATGTCGGCGATTAAATATGTCGAAGACTTGGTTTCTGAACCAACGCAAGCTTACCAATTGTCTTTTGAACAATATCTGATTATGAAAGAGATTGCTGATGATAATTCAGTGAGTCTAATTGATATTGCTAAAAAACGAGGCGTAACACGCGGTGCAATTTCTCGACAGATTCGTGTTTTACTTAAATTAGACTATATTACACAAGAAATTGATCCCGATGATCGGCGCCGGTTGATTTTAAATTTAACGCCGTCTGGTCAAAAAACAGTTGAAGAATTAAATCCGAAGATCCATAATCGGTTTGCCTCGTGGATGGAGACGTTTGGTAAGGAAAATGCCAAGCAGATGCTTGATTTAATGAATGAATTTAGACATAAGATTATGGTAAAAGATAATCAATAA
- the ispE gene encoding 4-(cytidine 5'-diphospho)-2-C-methyl-D-erythritol kinase, translated as MQRIEKAPAKINLSLDALFLHDDGEPEWQMVMTSIDLADYVQITLRDDPAIEVRTSSGFLPEDQRNLAYKAAQLLQHTYQIPTGALIEIDKHIPVAAGLGGGSSDAAAVLRGLNELWQLGLTREQLARLGLQIDSDVPYCVYGETALVTGKGDQIKPLGSLPNFWVVVVKPEVSVSTPRIIRALDCDQIQQHPQTEALVAAVEAGDLNAMTRNMGNVLAPITTERYPVIKQLSERLLQFGADVAQMSGSGPTVFGICSQYSRAQRIYNSMSGFCAEVYLVKPLKP; from the coding sequence ATGCAACGAATTGAAAAAGCACCTGCTAAAATCAATCTCAGTTTAGATGCACTCTTTCTACATGACGATGGGGAACCCGAGTGGCAGATGGTGATGACGTCGATTGATTTGGCAGACTATGTTCAGATAACATTACGCGATGATCCCGCAATTGAGGTCCGCACATCAAGTGGCTTTTTGCCAGAAGATCAGCGTAACCTGGCCTACAAAGCAGCTCAATTATTACAACACACCTATCAGATTCCAACCGGTGCTTTAATTGAAATTGATAAGCATATTCCAGTTGCGGCTGGCTTAGGCGGCGGAAGTTCTGATGCAGCCGCTGTTTTACGGGGGTTAAACGAACTATGGCAACTTGGTTTAACGCGCGAACAATTGGCGCGATTAGGGCTACAAATTGATTCGGATGTGCCATATTGCGTATATGGAGAAACCGCCCTTGTCACTGGCAAAGGCGATCAGATCAAACCACTCGGATCATTACCGAATTTTTGGGTCGTTGTCGTGAAACCGGAAGTCAGTGTTTCGACGCCGCGGATTATTCGTGCATTGGATTGCGACCAGATTCAACAGCATCCACAAACTGAGGCGCTGGTTGCAGCCGTTGAAGCTGGAGATTTAAATGCAATGACTCGCAATATGGGGAATGTTTTAGCACCGATTACGACTGAACGTTATCCAGTTATCAAGCAATTAAGTGAGCGGTTATTGCAGTTTGGTGCGGATGTTGCTCAGATGAGTGGTAGTGGTCCAACGGTATTTGGTATCTGTAGTCAGTATTCACGGGCTCAACGGATTTATAATAGTATGTCCGGATTTTGCGCTGAGGTATATCTGGTTAAACCATTGAAACCATAA
- the dhaL gene encoding dihydroxyacetone kinase subunit DhaL: MLTVENTLKWLELFDAKIQAEKDYLSELDTPIGDGDHGNNMSRGLLAVHEALTKQQPTDVQGILKTTAMMLISKVGGASGPLYGTAFLEMAKLSSTTLEVGPLLAAGLEGIQKRGHAQVGEKTLIDVWAPVVKAVEDGTLDVAAIEAAVESTKDMQATKGRASYVGERSIGHVDPGAASSGYLFTTMLMAGVLS, encoded by the coding sequence ATGTTAACAGTTGAAAATACATTGAAATGGCTTGAATTGTTTGATGCAAAAATTCAAGCTGAAAAAGATTATCTAAGTGAACTTGATACACCGATTGGTGATGGTGATCACGGTAATAACATGTCGCGGGGCTTGTTAGCTGTGCATGAAGCATTGACCAAGCAACAGCCAACCGATGTACAAGGTATTTTGAAAACGACTGCGATGATGCTCATCAGCAAAGTTGGTGGGGCTTCTGGTCCACTCTATGGGACAGCCTTTTTAGAAATGGCAAAACTAAGCAGTACGACACTTGAAGTCGGCCCATTATTGGCAGCCGGTTTAGAAGGAATTCAAAAACGCGGGCATGCACAAGTTGGTGAAAAGACGTTGATCGACGTTTGGGCTCCCGTTGTCAAAGCGGTTGAAGATGGTACTTTAGATGTGGCTGCAATTGAAGCTGCCGTCGAATCAACCAAAGATATGCAAGCAACCAAAGGTCGGGCATCTTATGTCGGTGAACGCTCAATCGGACATGTTGATCCAGGGGCGGCTTCTAGTGGGTATTTATTTACTACAATGTTAATGGCGGGGGTATTATCATGA
- the purR gene encoding pur operon repressor: MKVRRSDRLIDMTRYLLERPHTLIPLTFFSNRYESAKSSISEDLSIVKRTFFNRGTGILETVPGAAGGVRYMPMIKQDEAEAFIAEMAQRLSENDRLLPGGYVYLSDLLGRPEVLRQVGRLIANQYVGKEVTAVMTVATKGIPIAQSVAMYLNVPFVIVRRDSKITEGSTVSVNYVSGSSARIEKMELSKRSLPENSKVLIVDDFMKGGGTVNGMKSLIEEFDSEMVGISVFAESDFEGNRMVDDYTSILKVDKVDIENKTLSVSYGNYLTKNADRLA; encoded by the coding sequence ATGAAAGTTAGAAGAAGCGATCGATTAATCGATATGACACGCTATTTATTAGAAAGACCACATACGTTGATTCCATTGACATTCTTTTCAAACCGTTACGAATCAGCTAAGTCATCAATCAGTGAAGATTTATCAATTGTGAAGCGGACCTTTTTTAATCGTGGCACAGGGATCTTAGAAACGGTTCCGGGCGCTGCTGGTGGTGTGCGCTACATGCCAATGATTAAACAAGATGAAGCAGAAGCTTTTATCGCTGAGATGGCACAACGGCTTTCAGAAAATGATCGCTTATTACCTGGTGGTTACGTCTATTTATCAGACTTACTTGGACGTCCAGAAGTATTACGGCAAGTTGGGCGTTTAATCGCCAACCAATATGTGGGTAAAGAAGTGACGGCTGTTATGACCGTTGCAACAAAGGGAATTCCAATCGCACAGAGCGTTGCGATGTACTTAAATGTGCCATTTGTAATTGTGCGCCGTGATTCAAAAATTACTGAAGGTTCAACGGTCAGTGTGAACTATGTTTCTGGTTCATCAGCTCGCATCGAAAAGATGGAACTTTCAAAGCGCAGCTTACCTGAAAATTCCAAAGTCTTAATTGTCGATGATTTCATGAAAGGCGGCGGCACCGTCAATGGGATGAAGAGCTTGATTGAAGAGTTTGATTCTGAAATGGTTGGCATTTCTGTCTTTGCTGAATCAGATTTCGAAGGCAATCGGATGGTTGATGATTACACATCAATCTTGAAGGTTGATAAAGTTGATATTGAAAATAAAACGTTAAGTGTCAGTTATGGTAATTACTTAACAAAGAATGCAGATCGCTTAGCTTAA
- a CDS encoding Veg family protein, whose translation MPTTLANIKNGLDGHIGDKLMVVAQAGRKKVTKRKGILKETFPAVFVVDLDQDENAFERVSYSYADLLTKSIEIEFDEEPIVL comes from the coding sequence ATGCCAACCACACTTGCCAATATTAAGAACGGTCTCGATGGGCATATCGGAGACAAGTTAATGGTTGTCGCTCAAGCTGGGCGCAAAAAAGTTACAAAGCGAAAGGGAATTCTTAAAGAAACCTTTCCAGCAGTATTTGTAGTCGATTTAGATCAGGATGAAAATGCTTTTGAACGTGTTTCATACAGCTATGCTGATTTGTTAACGAAATCGATTGAGATTGAGTTTGATGAAGAACCAATTGTCCTATAG